In one Alnus glutinosa chromosome 12, dhAlnGlut1.1, whole genome shotgun sequence genomic region, the following are encoded:
- the LOC133851132 gene encoding L-type lectin-domain containing receptor kinase IX.1-like yields the protein MNVSNICSFLLQPQRIHSLHLNQLFIFFLLLLPHAKSISFNFPSFPTNMNNMTLQGDAFPSGEVLQLTKNQIGTDITFSAGRASYAEPVRLWDAKTGRLTDFTTHFSFSITAVNQSAHGDGLSFFIAPFQSEIPKNSSGGYLGLFGSATAFNNSLNQIVAVEFDTLQNVWDPSDDHVGINVNTIVSAANVSWKTSMRTGSTGYAWVSYNSTTKNLSVFLTYANNPAFNGDSTLSYVVDLRNVLPEWVRVGFSAATGQWIELHAVSSWSFDSTLETNDGRKNRVRLVIGLAVGFGVLGCGLGLLWFICWRKRAGGKIVDLDGDIGMDDEFEKGTGPRRFTYRELIRATKNFAEGGKLGEGGFGGVYKGLLSKSNTDVAVKRVSKGSKQGKKEYIAEVRIISRLRHRNLVQLIGWCHEKGEFLLVYEYMPNGSLDTHLFGGKTMLTWAVRYKVALGLASSLLYLHEEWEQCVVHRDIKSSNVMLDANFNAKLGDFGLARLVDHELGSQTTVLAGTMGYLAPECVTTGKASKESDVYSFGVVSLEIACGRKPVEPRAEESKVRLVEYVWDLYGKGQLLEAVDKGLSMEFDEKQTECLMVVGLWCCHPDPTIRPSIRQVINVLNSEAPLPNLPSKFPVPMYFAPPMHMCRFSYTSSSRLTGSSKDQTQCSCSSCSTTHSSASAGSRTALLIINSGKTDV from the coding sequence ATGAATGTCTCCAACATATGTTCTTTCCTTCTTCAACCTCAAAGAATCCATTCTCTTCATCTCAATCagctcttcatcttctttttatTGCTGCTTCCCCATGCAAAATCAATTTCCTTCAACTTCCCTAGTTTCCCGACAAATATGAATAACATGACATTGCAGGGTGACGCATTCCCGTCCGGAGAAGTTCTCCAACTTACAAAGAATCAAATCGGCACCGACATCACTTTCAGTGCGGGTCGTGCCTCATATGCTGAACCAGTACGCCTTTGGGATGCCAAGACAGGGAGGCTTACAGACTTCACCACCCACTTCTCCTTTAGCATAACCGCCGTTAATCAGTCGGCGCACGGTGACGGGCTCTCCTTCTTTATTGCGCCATTTCAGTCTGAAATCCCTAAAAATTCAAGCGGCGGGTATCTTGGACTGTTTGGTTCGGCAACCGCGTTCAACAACTCTTTGAATCAAATTGTTGCGGTTGAGTTTGACACTCTCCAAAATGTTTGGGATCCAAGCGATGATCATGTCGGAATCAATGTCAACACCATTGTCTCTGCGGCAAATGTCTCGTGGAAAACTAGCATGAGGACAGGGTCAACAGGATATGCATGGGTAAGTTATAACTCAACCACCAAAAATCTAAGTGTCTTCTTAACGTATGCTAATAATCCAGCCTTCAATGGGGATTCTACCCTTTCATATGTTGTTGATTTGCGGAATGTTTTGCCGGAATGGGTTAGAGTTGGTTTCTCCGCAGCTACAGGTCAGTGGATTGAGTTGCATGCAGTAAGTTCTTGGTCATTCGATTCAACTTTGGAGACCAACGATGGGAGGAAAAACAGAGTGAGGTTGGTGATTGGTTTAGCCGTGGGTTTTGGTGTATTGGGTTGTGGATTAGGTCTACTTTGGTTCATCTGTTGGAGAAAAAGGGCCGGTGGGAAAATTGTAGATTTGGACGGAGATATCGGTATGGATGACGAATTTGAAAAGGGAACCGGCCCAAGGAGGTTCACTTACCGTGAACTTATCCGTGCAACAAAAAACTTTGCCGAAGGAGGGAAGCTTGGAGAGGGAGGATTCGGAGGCGTTTACAAGGGTTTGTTAAGTAAATCCAATACAGACGTTGCTGTTAAGAGGGTCTCAAAGGGATCAAAGCAGGGGAAAAAGGAGTATATAGCAGAAGTGAGAATCATTAGTCGTTTGAGGCACAGGAATTTGGTTCAACTAATTGGTTGGTGCCATGAAAAGGGTGAGTTCCTTCTCGTCTACGAGTACATGCCTAATGGAAGCCTTGATACTCATCTTTTTGGTGGGAAGACTATGCTGACATGGGCAGTAAGGTACAAAGTAGCCCTTGGATTGGCTTCTTCTCTGCTCTACCTTCATGAAGAGTGGGAACAATGTGTTGTCCACAGAGATATCAAGTCAAGCAATGTCATGTTAGATGCAAATTTCAATGCCAAGCTCGGCGATTTTGGTCTTGCAAGGCTTGTAGACCATGAGTTGGGCTCACAGACAACTGTTTTGGCCGGCACCATGGGCTACCTAGCGCCGGAGTGTGTCACCACCGGCAAGGCCAGCAAGGAATCCGATGTCTACAGTTTTGGGGTGGTTTCCCTTGAGATTGCATGCGGAAGAAAACCAGTGGAACCCAGAGCAGAAGAGAGCAAGGTAAGGCTGGTAGAGTATGTATGGGATCTGTATGGAAAAGGCCAGCTCCTTGAAGCTGTTGATAAGGGATTAAGTATGGAATTTGATGAGAAACAAACGGAGTGCTTGATGGTCGTTGGATTATGGTGTTGCCATCCTGATCCAACCATCCGGCCGTCGATAAGGCAGGTGATAAATGTTCTTAATTCTGAAGCTCCCTTGCCAAACCTTCCGTCGAAGTTTCCGGTGCCAATGTATTTTGCACCTCCAATGCATATGTGTAGATTCTCCTATACATCTTCATCTCGTCTCACAGGGTCCTCGAAAGATCAGACGCAGTGTTCGTGTAGCAGTTGCTCTACTACTCATTCATCTGCTTCTGCCGGCTCTAGAACAGCTCTTCTAATAATTAACTCAGGCAAAACTGATGTGTAG